In the Vogesella sp. XCS3 genome, CGCCTTCGCGGCCTTCAAAGCCCAGGCCGGTTTCGGCTTTCAGCTCGCGGATCTTGTCCCGGCTGTACTCGGCCAGGCGCATCATACGACCCTTGTTGACGTTGTAGGCCTGCGGGTTGCAGTTGGCGAACATGCGCGCCATCCATTCCCACTGGTAGGTGCTGCCATCCACGCGGATAGCCAGCGGGGCGTGCTTCTGGAACAGCCATTTCACCGCCTTGGCCGGGATGCCGGGCGCCGCCCACGGCGCAGCGTAACCCGGGGAGATCTGGCCGGCATTGGCAAAGCTGGTTTCCAGCGCCGGGCCGGGCTGACGTTCCACCACGGTAACGTCGACGCCGGATTTGGCCAGATACCATGCAGTGGAAATACCGATGACCCCACCACCAAGAACGATGACTTTCATGTTTACCTCCAGGCTACCCTGTTGAAACAGGACAGCGCGGGCTGTCCTGTCGTGTGTGCAATCGGCGGCTTTTGCCGCTCAGTGAATTTGCGTAGTATATTGATTAAAACGCAGTTTTTTTCACTTATGTTTAATAACAGCACAGAGCATTTCACCACAAAAAAAGGCTAAAACAGTGAAACCGCAACGCACAATAGACAGATCACGCCAGCTGGACAAAGTGGACATCAAAATCCTGCAGCTGCTGCAGGCCAACGCCCGCATCGCCATGACAGAGCTGGCAGAAAAGGTGGGGCTGTCCACCACCCCCTGCACCGAGCGCGTGCGCCGACTGGAACGCGAAGGCGTGATCGAGGGCTACCACGCCCGCCTGAACCCCCAGGCACTGGGCGCCAGCCTGCTGGTGTTCGTGGAGATCAAGCTCTCAGCCAAGTCCGGCGACATCTTCGACGCCTTCCGCCGCGAAGTACAGAAGCTGCCCGACGTGCAGGAGTGCCACCTGGTATCGGGCGAATATGACTACTTATTAAAGGTGCGCTTACCCGACATGTCCATGTACCGCAAGATTCTGGGCGACATCCTGCTAAAGCTGCCGCAAGCGAACGAATCGCGCAGTTACGTGGTCATGGAAGAA is a window encoding:
- a CDS encoding Lrp/AsnC ligand binding domain-containing protein — encoded protein: MKPQRTIDRSRQLDKVDIKILQLLQANARIAMTELAEKVGLSTTPCTERVRRLEREGVIEGYHARLNPQALGASLLVFVEIKLSAKSGDIFDAFRREVQKLPDVQECHLVSGEYDYLLKVRLPDMSMYRKILGDILLKLPQANESRSYVVMEEVKETLQLNLEA